The Solanum lycopersicum chromosome 2, SLM_r2.1 DNA window CTGCATTCTTACATAACACACATATTTTATCTACTTCCAGCCCCCAtctagttaatctgtccacagtTGCTAATTTTTGGTTCATCATCATCCACATTATGTTGTAGGCTTTTGGTCTTGATGCATTGCTATACATGAAGCATGTCCATGCTGGCTTTGGTTGCCTTCTTGTCATGTGATAGTACATATGCCTCAGTATACCTCTTCCTTTGTTTTGCTGTTGTTGCACTTGATCAACTGTAGCTTTTGCACTCATTATTTTCTGAACCATCCAGCTTGCATTATTGCTTATCTTCCATTCCCTCTGTCCTTTTATATAGTATGCATGAATCCATTTAATCCATAGCTTATCTTCTTTGTTTGCTAAATCCCAACATAGTTTAGCTATTGCTGACCTGTTCCATGTTTTCAGGTTGATCAAGCCTAAACCACCTTCATATTTAGGACTGCACACTTTGTCCCAAGCTATTAGAGCCTTTTTTGTTACATATCCTACCCCTGCCCATAAGTAACTTCTGCATAATCCTTCTATCAACTTGATAATCTTTGCAGGTATAATAAACAGCTGTGCCCAGTATGCTTGAACTCCAAACAACACAGTCTTGACTAGTTGAGCTCTTCCTGCATAAGACAACTTTTTTGCTGTCCAAGAGTTGATTCTTGCCATGATTTTATCTATAAGTGGATACCATTGGATTGTGTTCAGCTTCTTTGATGACAGTGGAACCCCTAAGTATTTGAAAGGAAGTTCTTCTATTGTGTATCCCAGTTGTTGGACAATTTGTTGTCTTACTTCCTTCTGTACTCCCCCACAGAAAAGGTGACATTGGATCCCCTTGCCTAAGCCCTTTTGCTGCATCAAACCTTTGAGTATTCTGACCATTAACAACAATAGTGTAGTTCACTGTTTTAACACACTTCATTACCCATTGAGTAAATAAGTCAGGAAAATCCAACCCCTCCATTACTTGCTCTAGGAAAGGCCATTCTACAAAATCATAAGCTTTTTGTAAGTCAATTTTTAGCATACTTCTAGGTGCAACATTCTTCCTTGTGTAAGCCTTAACCAACTCATGAGCTAAGATAATGTTATCTCCAATTTTCCTCCCTGGGATGAATCCTGCTTGGCTATACTTGATGATAGTATGGATGACTTCATGCATTCTTTGAGTAATCAcctttgagattattttataCATCACAGTGCAGCAAGCAATGGGCCTGAATTCTTTCACACTCTTTTGACTCTGCACCTTAGGAATCAGTGAAACAAGTGTACAATTGAATGACTTAAAAAGGTTTCCTGTATTGAAGAAGCTTTTAAcaacatcaataacatcatgTTCAATAATCTTCCATGTATGTTTAAAGAAAAGAGCATTATATCCATCAATACCTGGAGCCTTATCATTCCCTATAGACTTCAAAGCTTCAACTATCTCCTGATCAGTTATTGTTGCACAAATCTGGATTCTGTGTTGCCTTGATAGAATAGGTCCTCTTTTCATCACCTGAGTATTTATAGCTGGTAGTCTATCTGCTGCTGTGCCCATTAAACttctataaaataatacaaactCATTTTTGATCTCTTGAGGTTCATGTAGCATCCTTCCATCTAGTGACATCAGATTCCTGATGGACTTCTTATTGTTTCTCTCCTTTATCACTGAGctaaaatatttgttgtttgCATCTCCTAGCTTAATCCATTTTGCTCTTGCTTTTTGCCTGAGTGCATTTTCTTCTAACATAGACCATTTTTCAAGTTTTGTTAGGAGTTCTTTTTCTTTACCAACTAACTCATCTTTTGCATGGTTACCAAGCTGGTTTTGTACTTCTGCAAGCTCAGTTCTAGCATCCTCAATCTGCTTGCTTATGAATTTGAACTCACTATTATTCAACTGTTTTAGGACATGTTGGAGGGCCTTCAGTTTATTCCATACCATCTTCATTGAGTCCTTTCC harbors:
- the LOC104645509 gene encoding uncharacterized protein; translated protein: MARINSWTAKKLSYAGRAQLVKTVLFGVQAYWAQLFIIPAKIIKLIEGLCRSYLWAGVGYVTKKALIAWDKVCSPKYEGGLGLINLKTWNRSAIAKLCWDLANKEDKLWIKWIHAYYIKGQREWKISNNASWMVQKIMSAKATVDQVQQQQNKGRGILRHMYYHMTRRQPKPAWTCFMYSNASRPKAYNIMWMMMNQKLATVDRLTRWGLEVDKICVLCKNADETIEHLFLQCQFTRKLWENVLRMLEHQGTIPIVWEQFQQWCVQNGKGKRATAQVFKTVITEGIYDLWIERNNRIFEKKKQKRGEYSKRDCLCSYS